Part of the Haemophilus influenzae genome is shown below.
GGCGCAATCACACCAGTTGCCAAATTAGAGCCTGTGTTTGTTGCAGGCGTTACAGTAAGTAATGCCACCTTACATAATGGCGATGAAATTGAACGTTTAAATATCGCTATTGGCGATACTGTTGTTATTCGTCGAGCAGGCGATGTAATTCCACAAATTATTGGCGTATTACACGAACGTCGCCCTGATAATGCTAAACCAATCATTTTCCCAACAAATTGCCCTGTGTGCGATTCTCAAATTATTCGTATTGAAGGCGAAGCAGTAGCACGTTGCACGGGAGGATTATTCTGTGCGGCACAGCGTAAAGAGGCGTTAAAACATTTCGTCTCTCGTAAAGCAATGGATATTGATGGTGTAGGCGGAAAATTAATAGAGCAATTAGTCGATCGAGAACTGATTCATACACCTGCGGACTTATTTAAACTTGATTTAACCACGCTCACACGCTTAGAAAGAATGGGTGCAAAATCTGCAGAAAACGCACTCAATAGTCTTGAAAATGCAAAAAGCACAACGCTTGCTCGCTTTATTTTTGCTTTAGGCATTCGTGAAGTGGGCGAAGCCACTGCATTAAATCTTGCTAATCATTTCAAAACTTTAGATGCGCTTAAAGACGCAAATCTTGAAGAACTTCAACAAGTGCCTGATGTAGGGGAAGTTGTAGCGAACCGAATTTTTATATTTTGGCGTGAAGCGCATAATGTTGCAGTCGTGGAGGATTTAATCGAACAAGGTGTGCATTGGGAAACTGTAGAAGTGAAAGAAGCAAGTGAAAACTTGTTCAAAGATAAAACTGTAGTACTGACAGGCACTCTTACACAAATGGGGCGTAATGAAGCAAAAGCCTTATTACAACAGCTTGGCGCAAAAGTAAGTGGTTCGGTATCCAGTAAAACAGATTTCGTTATCGCAGGCGATGCAGCAGGCTCTAAACTTGCAAAAGCTCAAGAACTAAATATTACAGTATTAACAGAAGAAGAATTTTTAGCACAGATAACAAGATAATTTTTTATCTAAAATAGTGATAATTATAATGATACCCGACGCTTGGTGTGACTGGAAGAACAGGCAATACACGTCTTGTTCTCGTTTTAACTTTATTGTCACTTTGGTTTAATTTTAAACTTGTATCAATTTGTTGCGTTATTTTATCCTTTTGAGTTTGTGTAACAGTATTACCACTAATAACTCGAGCATTATATTCTTGCACAGTTTTCATATCGTAAACACCGCCACCAATTTGTTCTGGTTGAGATGAACATGCTGCTAAACCTAAAATTACACAACTAACAAAAACTATTTTTCTCATTAAATACATCCTATTTACAAATTACGTCAGTTAATACAGCCCTACCTTCTGATACATAATTCGCTGCTTTTTCCTTTAATGTTTTATTTTCTTTTAACTGAATACGCTTAGATAAATCTTTATCTGTAATTGAATAAACTGGCACATAACTTAAATTTTGAGGATCTTTTTGGTTATAAATAGTTGCACCAACCACACTGCCATAGAATTCTCCTCTATTGTCTGGATAAAGATAATGGTAAGTCGAATTTGTGTAATCTACACCTCTTGTAATCTTAAATCCCTGACAAATTCCAGTTGGAGATTCATAAATACTTTCTGATGAAGTGGTTTCATCTATTTTATAAACTTTAAATTCAATACTTTGAGCTAGTTTTTGAGCATCATTATTTGAAACATCGGAATTAAATGCTTTTTTATCTTCAGAATCAATATAAGTGACTGCACTAGAATCATTTTCTGCAATCGAAAATTGTGAAGTAAATAAACTTCCAATAATGACACAGAACAAAGAAAAAAAGTGCAATTTTTGTTATTCATTTCTCGTTCCTTTAGTACTTTATTAAATGCTAATCTGTTCGACTACGAATAATTTTTTCGCACTATATCAAAAAGTCTTATAACGTACTAGGTTATTTTTCGGGAGTGATACTTTTTGATTTTTCTTCATTTTGCGCTTCTAAAGCATCACGCGCGGTACGAATACTTTTTTCAATTAGAGGAACACGCTCATCATCTTTCGGCATTAAGCGTAGCATCATCGCCCAAGTCACTGCCGCCATTTTATAATCTTCCGTTTCAAAATAACGGAATGCGAGTAAACTCAATGCTTCAATGTTAGTGTGTTCTTGACGAATCACTTCACGCAATAAATTGCCACCTTTAAGTTTATCAGTCGCATCTTCAGAAAACATCAATATACGAGCATAGCCTAATTTATATTGCACATTATCTGGTTCAAGTTTATTAGCCTTTTGATAGCTATCGAATGCCAAACGTGCATCACCTAAATTCATCCCAATTTGACCGAGCATCCACCATTTTTTGGCATCAGTTGGATTTTTTTGCAAATCGATTCGAAGTGCGGTAGAAAATTGCTGCATTTCTGTATCAGAAAATGGATTTTTATCTTCATCTTTCATTCGGTCAAAGAAATAGGGCAATTTCGCATAAGTTTGCTCTAACATCGATTCGGCTTGCCAAGATCCCACCATAAAATAAGAAGGACCTGCGATAATTCCTAACGCTAATACACCAGAGATAAACCAAATTTTTCCATAAGATTTGCCAGAATAATCCACATTCTCTTGAACCTTGCTCGGAACATCATCAAGCAAGGTTTTCTGTAATTCTTGTTTGAGTTGCTCAACATTTTCAACTAAACCTTGGGAATTATCTTGCTCAATTTCTTCCAAGCGCGAGAAATATAACGCCTTATTTAAATCATCACGTTTTTGCCCATGTTTCGCTTTGAATTGACATAATAAAGGATAAAAACAAATTAACGCCACAACTAAAGTGGTTAAGATAAAAATTAATGTAAAATTCATCTATTTATCCTTGTTTAATAATTCTGCCAAACGTGCATTATCTTCATCCGTTAAAATCTCTTGGGATTTCACCGCACTTTGGGTTTTAGGTTTGCGTCTTAATAAAAACACCACGCCTAACAACACAAGCAATAATGGCGCAATCCATAGCACTAATGTGCTCGCTGTTATAGGAGGATCATAGGTTACAAAATTGCCATAGCGAGCCACCATATAATCCACTACGTCATTTTTCGATTTGCCTTCTTGTAAAAGCTCAAATACTTTGCCACGCATATCCACTGCGATAGTCGCATTGGAATCCGCAATATTGTTATTTTGACATTGAGGGCAACGCAAAGATTGTGTTAATTGATGGTAATCACTCTCTTGCTGTGGAGAACTAAAATTTAATGCGTCAATAGCTGAAAACGCCACTGAGCTAAACAAAAATGCGGTCAAAAATAGCCATGTTTTTTTCATTATTGTTGCTCCGAAAGTTTGTCATGAATTGGTTTTAAAGTCTGAGTCCAAACTTTTTCGTTTACATCTCCAGCATAACGATAATGAATCACACCTTTTCCATCTACAATGAACGTTTCTGGCGCACCATATACCCCTAAATCCAAACCGAAAGAACCTTTTTCATCTTTTAAAACAACTTGATAAGGATTGCCAAGATCTTTTAACCACTTCATTGCTTTAGGTGATTCATCTTTATAATCTAAACCGATAATTCTCACACCCTCTTTAGCAAGTTTGTTTAAATATTGATGTTCGGCATAACAAGTCGGACACCAAGTCGCCCATACGTTAAGCAAAACTGGCTCACCTTGTTGAAACAATTCATTCGTGTAAGTTTTATTTTCAAACAACTCCGTCAAATTTTTTGCCGGCACAGGCTTTCCAACCAAAGCAGACTCTAATGCTTTAATATCTTCACCTTGCGCATTGCGTTTTAATTGCACCAAAAATGCAATTGTTATCGATAAAAAGAGAATAAGAGGAACGAGTAATTTTTTTTTCATTTTTTACCGCACTTTTTCATTAACTTTGCTCCACCCATTTATGGGGGGAGCTGTCGCGAAGTGACTGAGGGGGGATATCGTAATCCCCCTTCCGCCCTTCGGGCACCTTCCCCCGCAAGCAGGGGAAGGCAAGAATAAAATTATTTCTTCAACAACACATTAAACCGATAGCGTCGATCGAACATGCACAACAATCCACCTAACGCCATAAATAAGCCGCCAATCCAAATCCAGCGAATAAATGGCTTGTAATATAAGCGTAACGCCCAAGAATTATCCTCAAGTTTTTCGCCGAGAGCCACATAGAGGTCACGAGTTAAACCACCAGCAATTGCGGCTTCTGTCATAGACATCCGACTTACTGTGTAAAAACGTTTTTCTGCGAATAAACTTGCCTCTGGTTGCCCATCTTTCGAAATATCAATTTGAGCTTTTCCACCAATATAGTTTGGACCATTTTCATCCGTCACACCAGCGAATTTAAAATCGTAACGACCAATTTGTGCGTTCTCGCCAACTTTCATTCTCACATCACGTTCTACGCTAAAGTTTTGGCTAAATGCGATCCCCCAAACAGTCATAGCTACGCCTAAGTGAGCTAACATCATTCCCCAATGAGAACGAGATAGTTTGCGTACGCCAACAAAGAATGATTCACGATGCGTCGCACGTTGTTGCAATTCATAAAGCACAAGTAACACAATAATCACAGTCATCATTGAACCAAGCACTGAACTCACGGTAATTTTATCTTGCAAGAAATAAGGTAACGCAAAACCTGCAATCAGCATAACAAATACGCTGATAACAACAGGCGTACGAATTGCAGAAAATTGGTCTCTACGCCATTTCACTAAAGGTCCAATACCAAGCAATAATGCAAATGGTGTCATAATAATTAAGAACATTTGATCAAAGAACGGTGCACCAATAGAAATAGAGCCTAAACCAAGTTGTTTGTGAACGAGTGGTAACAACGTTCCTAAGAATACAACGCAAAGTGCGGTCATTAATAAGATATTATTCAATAACAACATACTTTCACGTGAATAGCGTTCTGCATTATCACGAGAACGAATTTGACTGCCTTTATACGCATAGAGTGCAAGCGAACCGCCAATTACCACAACGAGGTAAGCCAAAATATACAAACCACGAGTTGGATCCGATGCAAATGCGTGAACTGAAACTAAGATACCAGAACGAACTAAGAAGGTGCCGAGCAGACAAAGTGAAAAGGCTAAAATCGCAAGTAATACCGTCCAAGCTTTGAAAGAACCACGTTTTTCTGTCACAGAAAGAGAGTGAATCAATGCAGTACCAGCAAGCCACGGCATAAACGATGAGTTTTCTACTGGATCCCAGAACCACCAGCCCCCCCAGCCAAGCTCATAATAAGCCCACCAAGAACCGAGTACGATACCTAAAGTTAAAAACACCCAAGCAGCAAGCGTCCAAGGACGTGACCAACGTGCCCAAGCTGAATCTAATTTTCCAGTCATTAAGGATGCAATCGCAAACGCAAATGCCACCGAAAAACCCACATAGCCCATATAAAGTAATGGAGGGTGGAAAATCAAGCCTACATCTTGCAACATTGGATTAAGTTCTTTTCCATCTACTGGGAAATCAGGGAAAGTACGCGTGAAAGGATTTGATGTAAACAAGACGAACAATACAAAACCGACGCTAATAATCCCCATAATACCAAGCACGCGAGCAACCGCTTCTTGGGGTAAATGTTTACTCAATAAAGCAACGGCAAATGACCAAACCGCCAGTAGCCAAATCCACAGTAACAAAGAGCCTTCATGGGAACCCCATACCGCAGATAAACGATAATAAATGGGTAAAGTAGTATTAGAATTATTTACAATATATTGCACGCTAAAATCATTGACTGCGAATAGATAAAATAGCGCAGCAAAAGCAATGCTTAGGCTTGCAAATAAACCATAAGTCATTGGGCGAGCTAATGCCATTAATTGTACATTGCCCTTTTCCGCCCCCCACAAAGGGAAAATCGCCAACATAAGCGATACAGCTAAACTTAAAGCCAGCGCATAATTTCCTAATTCAGCAATCATTTTGCGCCTTCTTTTTCTTGACGATCACGCTCACTTTCGCCTTTTAAATCTGCTGCCTTAATCCCCATTGGTTTATGTACTTTTTGCATTTTTTCGCCTAATTCTGGCGGCACATAATTTTCATCGTGTTTAGCCAATACTTCTGTCGCGCTTAAAACCGCTGACTGAGTTAATACGCCTTGAGCCACAATCCCCTGCCCTTCACGGAAAAGATCTGGCAAAATGCCTTCATATTCAACAGTGATCGCAGGACCAATATCATTTAAATCGAACCGCACTTTTAAGCTTTTTGGATCACGCACTACCGTGCCTTCAACCACCATACCGCCAACACGAATACGCTGCCCCACTTCAGGTTTTTGATTCGGATTATTATCCTTACCTTGAATCACTTCAGATGGCGTATAAAACAAGTCGATATTTTGACGTAATGCATACAGCATCAATCCACTTGCAATAGCAATGCCAAGCACAACAAAAATGACTAATTTAAATCTGGATTTACGTCTTGGATTCATAGTGTGTCCCCCTTATTTGCTTGTTGTAAACGTTCTTCGCGTTGTTGCTCACGCAATACATTTTGTAACACTGTCTTGCGTTGTTTTACACTTTGAACAATTAAGGCAATAACTGCCACTAAACTTACTGCATAGGATAACCATACGTAAAAACCGTAGCCACCCATATTAAAAAAATCACTCCAAGTTTGGAAAAACATAAAATATTCCTTATAAAAAATCGCTAAAAAACTAACCGCACTTTATTTCAGTGTTTGAGCTAATGCTTTAACCCAAGGACGTTTTGCATCTTCTTTCAATAATTCCACGCGATAACGAACTAAAGTAAGCCAAATATACAAGGTCAAAAAACCGAAGATACACAAAATTAATGGAACCAACATTGGAATTGCAATGGATGGTTTTTCAAATTTGGTAATACTCGCCCCTTGATGTAATGTGTTCCACCACTCCACCGAAAAATGAATAATCGGTAAAATCACGACCGTTGTAATGCATAAAATCCCCGCCGCTTTTGCGCCTATGTTACGATCTGAAAAAGCAGAATAAAGGGCTAAGATACCAAGATAAAGAAAGAATAAAATCAATTCTGCAGTTAAGCGAGCATCCCACACCCACCAAGTACCCCACATTGGTTTCCCCCAAATTGCCCCCGTAACAAGCGATAAGAAAGTAAACAATGCACCAATTGGTGCCATTGCAATCATTGCGAGGTGAGCTTGCTTAATTTGCCACACTAGGGCAACCACAGCTGCAATCGCCATTGAACCGTACACACCCATTGACCAAATCGCTGTCGGCACATGTACATACATAATTCGGAAACTATTGCCCTGTTGGTAATCTGCTGGGGCGAATGCTAAGCCCCATACAATGCCAACACCGAGTAAGATAAGCGTTAAAAATGCAAATAACGGACTCAATTTACCGCAGATACGATATTGAGTTTCAGGTTTTGCATAAGGATGTAACCACTTCCACATAAAAAAGATCCTTAAAAATTAAAGAGAAAAACCACCGCACTTTTATACAATGAAATAAAATTAATTATCTAAACTAATTCGCAACGCTGCCGCGATAGCAAAAGGCGAAAGCGTTACTGCACCAACCATCATGGCACCTAAAATCGCCAGTTGTCCCCCATAAGGCACATTTAATCCTGCTGCCTCTAATACAGATGAAGCAAAAATTAAAACAGGAATAAACAACGGAACAACAAGCAAACTCAACAACACGCCACCTTTTCGCAATCCCACCGTTAAAGCGACGCCAATTGCACCGATACAACTCAATACAGGGGTGCCCAGTAACAATGTCAAAACTAATGCCCACCAAATATTGACCTCAAGAGAAAGCAACAAAGCGGCAATAGGTGATAGCAAAATAAGCGGCAAACCAGTGAGCAACCAATGTGCAACGACTTTAGCCAAAGCTGTCATTGGCAAAGGCTGTGCGGTTAGCATTAATTGTTCAAGAGAGCCATCAATAAAATCATCACGGAATAAACGCTCAAAAGAAAGCAATGCTGAAAGTAATGCAGCTACCCATGCGATACCCGGTGCGATACGGGAAAGTAATTTAGGCTCTGGCCCAATAACAAGCGGAAACAAAGTAATCACAAGCAAAAAGAACCATAGCGGATTTAAAATCTCCGCATTTTTGCGCATCGCAATTTGAAGTTCTCGTTTAATTATCTCTAAAAAAATCATTAAGTTATTCCGCTTTATAAGCCGCTAAATTCAATTTTTGCAGATGAGAACTTGGCACTTCTTGGTGGCTGGTCAATAACACAATACCTCCACGTTGAGCGTGCTCATCAAAAAGTGCGGTTAGAATTTTCACGCCTTTTTTATCAATCGCAGTAAAGGGCTCATCTAAAATCCATAAGGGCGCTTGAGACAGCCATAAGCGACCTAACGCGATACGCTTTTGTTGCCCAGCAGAAAGTTGTGCAGCAGGCAAATCTTCACGCCCTAATAATCCCACTTTCTCAAGCAAATCCCACAACATATCGGTGTTTTGTTCAGCTTGACTAATTCGTTGATAAAACTGCAAATTTTCCCACGCCGTTAGCTCTGGTTTAACGCCTAAAAGATGTCCTAAATAAAGCAAATTTTGATGATACTGTTCACGTTGTTTAGAAATTGCTTCAGCATCCCACCGCACTTCGCCTTCTAAAGGTTGAGCTAAACCAGCAAGAATACGTAACAAGCTCGTTTTACCTATGCCGTTATGCCCTTCAATTTGTACAAAATCACCGCTATTAAAATCGCAAGTCAAAGCACGAAAAAGTACTCGCTCACCACGTTGGCAGGATAAATTTTGCAGAGATAACTTGTGTGGTTCAAACATAATTGCAAAGGGAAAATAAAAAGTGGTGGTATTCTAATATTTGATGAAATTTTCGCAACTCAAACACATAACTCTTTAGAAGTAGATCGATAGGTTTATTGATTTAAAACAAAATTTAATAAATTCACTTTTTAAAAAAGAAAAAACATTTAATGATCTAAATCAATTTTTTTGCTATTATTTGCTCAATTTTGGTTATAGACCAAAACCTCAACGAAATCTGTTTTTAACAATAGAAGGAATACATTATGTCTTACACTCTCCCTGAATTAGGCTATGCCTACAATGCGTTAGAACCACATTTTGATGCGCAAACAATGGAAATCCATCATAGTAAACACCACCAAGCTTACGTAAACAATGCAAATGCTGCATTAGAAGGTTTACCTGCTGAATTAGTAGAAATGTATCCGGGTCATTTAATTTCTAACCTTGATAAAATTCCTGCAGAAAAACGTGGAGCATTACGTAATAATGCTGGAGGCCACACAAACCACAGTTTATTTTGGAAAAGCTTGAAAAAAGGCACTACTTTACAAGGCGCATTAAAAGATGCGATTGAACGCGATTTCGGTTCTGTAGATGCATTTAAAGCAGAGTTTGAAAAAGCAGCAGCAACTCGTTTCGGTTCAGGATGGGCATGGTTAGTATTAACCGCTGAAGGTAAATTAGCCGTTGTATCAACAGCAAACCAAGATAACCCATTAATGGGTAAAGAAGTGGCAGGTTGTGAGGGTTTCCCACTTTTAGGTTTAGACGTTTGGGAACACGCTTACTACTTAAAATTCCAAAACCGCCGTCCAGACTACATTAAAGAATTCTGGAATGTGGTAAACTGGGATTTCGTTGCAGAACGTTTTGAACAAAAAAACAGCACACTGTAACTGTGCAAAATAATAAACATAGGAAAACCTAGCAAAAGTTAGGTTTTTCTGCTTTCCTCTCTATA
Proteins encoded:
- the ligA gene encoding NAD-dependent DNA ligase LigA; translated protein: MTNIQTQLDNLRKTLRQYEYEYHVLDNPSVPDSEYDRLFHQLKALELEHPEFLTSDSPTQRVGAKPLSGFSQIRHEIPMLSLDNAFSDAEFNAFVKRIEDRLILLPKPLTFCCEPKLDGLAVSILYVNGELTQAATRGDGTTGEDITANIRTIRNVPLQLLTDNPPARLEVRGEVFMPHAGFERLNKYALEHNEKTFANPRNAAAGSLRQLDPNITSKRPLVLNAYGIGIAEGVDLPTTHYARLQWLKSIGIPVNPEIRLCNGADEVLGFYQDIQNKRSSLGYDIDGTVLKINDIALQNELGFISKAPRWAIAYKFPAQEELTLLNDVEFQVGRTGAITPVAKLEPVFVAGVTVSNATLHNGDEIERLNIAIGDTVVIRRAGDVIPQIIGVLHERRPDNAKPIIFPTNCPVCDSQIIRIEGEAVARCTGGLFCAAQRKEALKHFVSRKAMDIDGVGGKLIEQLVDRELIHTPADLFKLDLTTLTRLERMGAKSAENALNSLENAKSTTLARFIFALGIREVGEATALNLANHFKTLDALKDANLEELQQVPDVGEVVANRIFIFWREAHNVAVVEDLIEQGVHWETVEVKEASENLFKDKTVVLTGTLTQMGRNEAKALLQQLGAKVSGSVSSKTDFVIAGDAAGSKLAKAQELNITVLTEEEFLAQITR
- the ccmI gene encoding c-type cytochrome biogenesis protein CcmI is translated as MNFTLIFILTTLVVALICFYPLLCQFKAKHGQKRDDLNKALYFSRLEEIEQDNSQGLVENVEQLKQELQKTLLDDVPSKVQENVDYSGKSYGKIWFISGVLALGIIAGPSYFMVGSWQAESMLEQTYAKLPYFFDRMKDEDKNPFSDTEMQQFSTALRIDLQKNPTDAKKWWMLGQIGMNLGDARLAFDSYQKANKLEPDNVQYKLGYARILMFSEDATDKLKGGNLLREVIRQEHTNIEALSLLAFRYFETEDYKMAAVTWAMMLRLMPKDDERVPLIEKSIRTARDALEAQNEEKSKSITPEK
- a CDS encoding cytochrome c-type biogenesis protein — protein: MKKTWLFLTAFLFSSVAFSAIDALNFSSPQQESDYHQLTQSLRCPQCQNNNIADSNATIAVDMRGKVFELLQEGKSKNDVVDYMVARYGNFVTYDPPITASTLVLWIAPLLLVLLGVVFLLRRKPKTQSAVKSQEILTDEDNARLAELLNKDK
- a CDS encoding DsbE family thiol:disulfide interchange protein, encoding MKKKLLVPLILFLSITIAFLVQLKRNAQGEDIKALESALVGKPVPAKNLTELFENKTYTNELFQQGEPVLLNVWATWCPTCYAEHQYLNKLAKEGVRIIGLDYKDESPKAMKWLKDLGNPYQVVLKDEKGSFGLDLGVYGAPETFIVDGKGVIHYRYAGDVNEKVWTQTLKPIHDKLSEQQ
- a CDS encoding heme lyase CcmF/NrfE family subunit, which codes for MIAELGNYALALSLAVSLMLAIFPLWGAEKGNVQLMALARPMTYGLFASLSIAFAALFYLFAVNDFSVQYIVNNSNTTLPIYYRLSAVWGSHEGSLLLWIWLLAVWSFAVALLSKHLPQEAVARVLGIMGIISVGFVLFVLFTSNPFTRTFPDFPVDGKELNPMLQDVGLIFHPPLLYMGYVGFSVAFAFAIASLMTGKLDSAWARWSRPWTLAAWVFLTLGIVLGSWWAYYELGWGGWWFWDPVENSSFMPWLAGTALIHSLSVTEKRGSFKAWTVLLAILAFSLCLLGTFLVRSGILVSVHAFASDPTRGLYILAYLVVVIGGSLALYAYKGSQIRSRDNAERYSRESMLLLNNILLMTALCVVFLGTLLPLVHKQLGLGSISIGAPFFDQMFLIIMTPFALLLGIGPLVKWRRDQFSAIRTPVVISVFVMLIAGFALPYFLQDKITVSSVLGSMMTVIIVLLVLYELQQRATHRESFFVGVRKLSRSHWGMMLAHLGVAMTVWGIAFSQNFSVERDVRMKVGENAQIGRYDFKFAGVTDENGPNYIGGKAQIDISKDGQPEASLFAEKRFYTVSRMSMTEAAIAGGLTRDLYVALGEKLEDNSWALRLYYKPFIRWIWIGGLFMALGGLLCMFDRRYRFNVLLKK
- the ccmE gene encoding cytochrome c maturation protein CcmE — translated: MNPRRKSRFKLVIFVVLGIAIASGLMLYALRQNIDLFYTPSEVIQGKDNNPNQKPEVGQRIRVGGMVVEGTVVRDPKSLKVRFDLNDIGPAITVEYEGILPDLFREGQGIVAQGVLTQSAVLSATEVLAKHDENYVPPELGEKMQKVHKPMGIKAADLKGESERDRQEKEGAK
- the ccmD gene encoding heme exporter protein CcmD — protein: MFFQTWSDFFNMGGYGFYVWLSYAVSLVAVIALIVQSVKQRKTVLQNVLREQQREERLQQANKGDTL
- a CDS encoding heme ABC transporter permease, with translation MWKWLHPYAKPETQYRICGKLSPLFAFLTLILLGVGIVWGLAFAPADYQQGNSFRIMYVHVPTAIWSMGVYGSMAIAAVVALVWQIKQAHLAMIAMAPIGALFTFLSLVTGAIWGKPMWGTWWVWDARLTAELILFFLYLGILALYSAFSDRNIGAKAAGILCITTVVILPIIHFSVEWWNTLHQGASITKFEKPSIAIPMLVPLILCIFGFLTLYIWLTLVRYRVELLKEDAKRPWVKALAQTLK
- the ccmB gene encoding heme exporter protein CcmB; the encoded protein is MIFLEIIKRELQIAMRKNAEILNPLWFFLLVITLFPLVIGPEPKLLSRIAPGIAWVAALLSALLSFERLFRDDFIDGSLEQLMLTAQPLPMTALAKVVAHWLLTGLPLILLSPIAALLLSLEVNIWWALVLTLLLGTPVLSCIGAIGVALTVGLRKGGVLLSLLVVPLFIPVLIFASSVLEAAGLNVPYGGQLAILGAMMVGAVTLSPFAIAAALRISLDN
- the ccmA gene encoding cytochrome c biogenesis heme-transporting ATPase CcmA, producing MFEPHKLSLQNLSCQRGERVLFRALTCDFNSGDFVQIEGHNGIGKTSLLRILAGLAQPLEGEVRWDAEAISKQREQYHQNLLYLGHLLGVKPELTAWENLQFYQRISQAEQNTDMLWDLLEKVGLLGREDLPAAQLSAGQQKRIALGRLWLSQAPLWILDEPFTAIDKKGVKILTALFDEHAQRGGIVLLTSHQEVPSSHLQKLNLAAYKAE
- the sodA gene encoding superoxide dismutase [Mn], which encodes MSYTLPELGYAYNALEPHFDAQTMEIHHSKHHQAYVNNANAALEGLPAELVEMYPGHLISNLDKIPAEKRGALRNNAGGHTNHSLFWKSLKKGTTLQGALKDAIERDFGSVDAFKAEFEKAAATRFGSGWAWLVLTAEGKLAVVSTANQDNPLMGKEVAGCEGFPLLGLDVWEHAYYLKFQNRRPDYIKEFWNVVNWDFVAERFEQKNSTL